The Mobula birostris isolate sMobBir1 chromosome 1, sMobBir1.hap1, whole genome shotgun sequence genome contains a region encoding:
- the LOC140199455 gene encoding sal-like protein 3 isoform X1 — protein MSRRKQAKPQHLKSDEEAVPIVSQNFPGEGPDDADSGNESRSGSEETHICEKCCAEFFKWPDFMEHQKNCTKNPLVLIVNDEEAAHSEEFPEASPASSPSDQAESEAGEDNGPLEGNDCSEVKIAEQDEPMEVDASIDKGFQNQGSSSTATLLPQISESSSMTSYNMPNTNVTLETLQSTKVAVAQFSQDTRSNSPTSSHTIPTMAIPMILEQLVALQQQQLHQLQLIEQIRNQVAMMNPQPLHPPNPSAPSQGTPVSAASQHASFSEHPSNPLSGVISASSTVQAPSAHTSAFDGSQQIAQPASGASTPVLPSSVSPRLESTLPPTTSGITSSLTPSSSSSTNNTSSQLQYSTSSLAHGSLLSAASSMPNSLLPQNSSSGVIFPNPLVSIAATTNALDPLAALMKHRKGKPPNVSVFDPKTSSEDPFFKHKCRFCAKVFGSDSALQIHLRSHTGERPFKCNICGNRFSTKGNLKVHFQRHKEKYPHIQMNPYPVPEYLDNVPTSTGIPYGMSLPPEKPVTTWLDTKPVLSTIPTSVGLQLPPTLSNITSESPTVTPLSRSPQRPSPPSSECASLSPNMNKNDSSIPITAESPQSITGGSIVSMVQGVNVPASGFKAVEGCASGQSVSSAACSTTFTTCTESGVNSIPTTLPSPLLPIISDQFKAKFPFGGLLDSMQTSETSKLQQLVENIDKKMTDPNQCVICHRVLSCQSALKMHYRTHTGERPFKCKICGRAFTTKGNLKTHFGVHRAKPPLRVQHSCPICQKKFTNAVVLQQHIRMHMGGQIPNTPLPESLSDSLDRDLTCDEMNAELMSNYPDDELMDENSVDEEAELNIASTESSKQLLCSSGSSPNSPPSVISNIAALENQMKMIDCALGTQQRSQIVKSVENGSMESDRLTNDSSSAVGDLESQSAGSPALSECSSSMQALSPAPSNAGSQRSKSPGFGNHEEPHETPVKLEKVDSPSTHRENGGALDLTANNLTRPIIKEEAFSMLFPNQECGKLKSTVCSICGKPFACKSALEIHYRSHTKERPFLCTICNRGCSTMGNLKQHLLTHKMKELPSQLFEPNSTLGPTQSTPSLVTSTAPTVVKMEVNGHSKPISLGEGTQVPVGIQAPSAPQTAMSPGMTPILAPPPRRTPKQHNCPSCGKTFSSASALQIHERTHTGEKPFGCTICGRAFTTKGNLKVHMGTHMWNNSPARRGRRLSVENPMALLGGDAVKFSEMFQKDLAARAMNVDATFWNQYAAAITNGLAMKNNEISVIQNGGIPQLPVSLGASGIPALTSVASGMDRVRTGSSPPVASLEKQSTEGGASRPFARFIEDGKEIGIN, from the exons TCCCAGGGGAAGGACCGGACGATGCTGATAGTGGGAATGAAAGTAGGAGTGGAAGTGAGGAAACGCACATCTGTGAGAAATGCTGTGCAGAGTTCTTCAAGTGGCCTGACTTCATGGAGCACCAGAAGAATTGCACAAAGAACCCGCTAGTCCTAATCGTCAACGACGAGGAGGCAGCACACTCAGAGGAATTCCCCGAGGCTTCCCCTGCCAGTAGCCCAAGTGATCAGGCAGAGAGTGAAGCTGGTGAGGACAATGGCCCGCTAGAGGGGAACGACTGCTCTGAGGTAAAGATTGCCGAGCAAGACGAGCCGATGGAGGTGGATGCATCCATCGACAAAGGGTTCCAGAATCAAGGGTCCTCCAGCACTGCTACTTTGCTACCTCAGATCTCAGAATCATCTTCCATGACCAGTTATAACATGCCAAACACTAATGTAACTTTAGAGACCTTGCAGAGCACAAAGGTGGCAGTAGCACAGTTTTCCCAGGACACCAGATCTAACAGCCCCACTTCAAGTCATACCATACCCACCATGGCTATTCCTATGATCCTAGAGCAGTTGGTAGCTCTGCAGCAGCAACAGCTGCACCAGCTGCAACTCATCGAACAAATTCGCAACCAGGTGGCGATGATGAATCCGCAGCCGCTGCACCCACCAAACCCTTCTGCACCCTCCCAAGGTACTCCCGTATCTGCTGCTAGCCAGCATGCTTCCTTCAGCGAGCATCCTTCCAACCCCCTGTCAGGCGTTATCTCAGCTTCCAGCACAGTGCAGGCACCCAGCGCCCACACTTCGGCTTTTGACGGCTCCCAGCAGATCGCTCAGCCAGCCTCTGGGGCTAGCACTCCTGTTCTACCCAGTAGTGTGTCACCAAGACTAgaatccactttgcctccaaccacAAGTGGAATTACATCCTCCCTGACTCCAAGTTCCAGTTCAAGCACAAATAACACTTCCTCTCAGTTGCAGTATTCGACTTCATCACTTGCACATGGTAGTCTCCTCAGTGCAGCTTCCAGCATGCCTAACTCGCTGCTACCTCAGAATTCCTCAAGTGGTGTGATCTTTCCAAACCCCCTGGTCAGCATCGCTGCCACAACCAATGCTCTGGATCCACTGGCTGCCCTTATGAAACATCGCAAAGGGAAACCACCCAACGTCTCTGTGTTTGACCCTAAAACAAGTTCAGAAGATCCATTTTTCAAGCATAAGTGTAGGTTTTGTGCGAAGGTCTTCGGAAGTGACAGTGCGTTGCAGATTCACCTGCGGtctcacactggagagagaccattcaagTGTAATATTTGCGGAAATCGGTTTTCCACCAAAGGCAATCTCAAAGTACACTTCCAGAGGCACAAAGAAAAATACCCTCACATCCAGATGAATCCATATCCAGTTCCTGAATACCTAGATAATGTACCTACTAGCACTGGTATCCCATATGGAATGTCCTTACCACCTGAAAAACCAGTGACGACCTGGTTGGACACCAAGCCTGTGCTGTCAACCATACCAACATCAGTTGGATTACAGTTGCCTCCAACTCTGTCAAACATTACTAGTGAATCCCCAACGGTGACTCCATTAAGCAGGTCACCCCAAAGACCATCACCTCCATCAAGCGAATGTGCTTCCCTGTCACCAAATATGAACAAGAACGATTCCAGCATTCCGATAACCGCAGAGTCTCCGCAGTCAATCACTGGTGGTAGTATTGTTTCAATGGTCCAAGGTGTGAATGTACCTGCCTCTGGTTTCAAGGCGGTAGAAGGCTGTGCGTCTGGACAGTCGGTTTCATCAGCTGCGTGCTCCACCACATTCACTACATGCACAGAGAGTGGAGTGAACAGCATTCCCACGACCCTCCCCAGCCCTCTGCTCCCCATCATATCCGATCAGTTCAAGGCAAAGTTTCCCTTTGGTGGTCTGTTGGATTCTATGCAAACATCTGAGACCTCAAAGCTGCAGCAGTTGGTGGAGAACATTGACAAAAAGATGACAGACCCCAACCAGTGCGTTATCTGTCACCGTGTTCTCAGTTGTCAGAGTGCTCTGAAGATGCACTACCGCACGCACACGGGTGAGAGGCCATTTAAATGCAAGATCTGTGGGCGGGCTTTTACCACCAAGGGGAACTTAAAGACACACTTTGGCGTTCACCGTGCAAAGCCTCCCCTTCGAGTACAGCACTCTTGCCCCATTTGCCAGAAGAAATTCACAAATGCCGTGGTTTTACAGCAGCATATTCGTATGCACATGGGTGGCCAGATCCCCAACACTCCATTGCCAGAAAGCTTATCTGACAGCCTGGACAGAGACTTAACCTGTGATGAAATGAATGCAGAACTAATGAGCAACTACCCGGACGATGAACTGATGGATGAAAATTCAGTGGACGAGGAGGCGGAATTAAACATTGCCTCAACGGAGTCTTCAAAACAGTTGTTGTGCTCTTCCGGCTCCTCGCCCAACTCACCGCCTTCAGTGATATCCAACATCGCCGCACTAGAGAATCAGATGAAGATGATAGATTGTGCTCTAGGCACCCAGCAGCGATCGCAGATTGTGAAATCTGTTGAAAACGGATCCATGGAGAGCGATCGCTTAACGAATGACTCTTCCTCTGCTGTGGGTGATCTGGAAAGTCAAAGTGCTGGTAGCCCTGCCCTGTCGGAATGCTCTTCCTCGATGCAGGCATTGTCACCCGCGCCCAGTAACGCTGGGAGTCAAAGATCAAAGTCACCAGGCTTTGGCAACCACGAGGAGCCGCATGAGACTCCggtgaaattagaaaaagtggACAGTCCATCAACTCATCGGGAGAATGGAGGAGCACTTGATCTGACAGCCAACAACCTGACCCGGCCGATCATCAAAGAAGAGGCTTTTAGTATGCTGTTCCCCAACCAAGAATGTGGTAAGTTGAAAAGTACTGTTTGTAGTATCTGTGGGAAACCTTTTGCTTGTAAAAGTGCGTTGGAAATTCACTACCGCAGCCATACTAAAGAGCGTCCATTCCTTTGCACAATCTGCAATCGTGGTTGCTCCACTATGGGTAATTTAAAACAGCACTTACTGACTCACAAGATGAAAGAACTTCCTTCTCAGTTATTTGAACCCAACTCCACTCTAGGTCCCACCCAAAGTACTCCTAGCCTGGTCACCAGCACTGCACCAACCGTGGTCAAAATGGAAGTCAATGGTCACAGCAAGCCGATCTCCCTAGGTGAAGGCACGCAGGTTCCAGTTGGTATACAGGCTCCATCTGCACCACAGACAGCTATGAGTCCAGGTATGACACCCATTCTGGCACCGCCACCTCGTCGGACTCCCAAGCAGCATAACTGTCCGTCGTGTGGGAAGACCTTTTCTTCTGCAAGTGCTCTTCAGATCCATGAGCGCACTCACACTGGCGAAAAGCCTTTTGGCTgcacaatctgtggcagagccTTTACAACAAAAGGGAATCTTAAG GTTCACATGGGAACCCATATGTGGAATAACTCTCCAGCAAGACGAGGACGTCGTTTGTCAGTAGAGAATCCAATGGCGTTGCTAGGCGGTGATGCTGTGAAGTTCTCAGAGATGTTTCAAAAGGACTTGGCAGCTCGGGCAATGAATGTTGACGCAACATTCTGGAACCAATACGCTGCTGCCATCACAAATGGTCTAGCCATGAAAAATAACGAAATTTCTGTTATACAGAATGGAGGCATCCCTCAGCTCCCTGTTAGCCTGGGTGCCAGCGGTATCCCAGCTTTAACTAGTGTGGCCAGCGGAATGGACAGGGTTCGTACGGGGAGCAGCCCACCTGTTGCTAGTCTGGAGAAACAAAGCACAGAAGGAGGTGCAAGTCGCCCATTTGCTAGATTTATTGAAGATGGCAAAGAAATTGGCATTAACTAA
- the LOC140199455 gene encoding sal-like protein 3 isoform X3, which translates to MEHQKNCTKNPLVLIVNDEEAAHSEEFPEASPASSPSDQAESEAGEDNGPLEGNDCSEVKIAEQDEPMEVDASIDKGFQNQGSSSTATLLPQISESSSMTSYNMPNTNVTLETLQSTKVAVAQFSQDTRSNSPTSSHTIPTMAIPMILEQLVALQQQQLHQLQLIEQIRNQVAMMNPQPLHPPNPSAPSQGTPVSAASQHASFSEHPSNPLSGVISASSTVQAPSAHTSAFDGSQQIAQPASGASTPVLPSSVSPRLESTLPPTTSGITSSLTPSSSSSTNNTSSQLQYSTSSLAHGSLLSAASSMPNSLLPQNSSSGVIFPNPLVSIAATTNALDPLAALMKHRKGKPPNVSVFDPKTSSEDPFFKHKCRFCAKVFGSDSALQIHLRSHTGERPFKCNICGNRFSTKGNLKVHFQRHKEKYPHIQMNPYPVPEYLDNVPTSTGIPYGMSLPPEKPVTTWLDTKPVLSTIPTSVGLQLPPTLSNITSESPTVTPLSRSPQRPSPPSSECASLSPNMNKNDSSIPITAESPQSITGGSIVSMVQGVNVPASGFKAVEGCASGQSVSSAACSTTFTTCTESGVNSIPTTLPSPLLPIISDQFKAKFPFGGLLDSMQTSETSKLQQLVENIDKKMTDPNQCVICHRVLSCQSALKMHYRTHTGERPFKCKICGRAFTTKGNLKTHFGVHRAKPPLRVQHSCPICQKKFTNAVVLQQHIRMHMGGQIPNTPLPESLSDSLDRDLTCDEMNAELMSNYPDDELMDENSVDEEAELNIASTESSKQLLCSSGSSPNSPPSVISNIAALENQMKMIDCALGTQQRSQIVKSVENGSMESDRLTNDSSSAVGDLESQSAGSPALSECSSSMQALSPAPSNAGSQRSKSPGFGNHEEPHETPVKLEKVDSPSTHRENGGALDLTANNLTRPIIKEEAFSMLFPNQECGKLKSTVCSICGKPFACKSALEIHYRSHTKERPFLCTICNRGCSTMGNLKQHLLTHKMKELPSQLFEPNSTLGPTQSTPSLVTSTAPTVVKMEVNGHSKPISLGEGTQVPVGIQAPSAPQTAMSPGMTPILAPPPRRTPKQHNCPSCGKTFSSASALQIHERTHTGEKPFGCTICGRAFTTKGNLKVHMGTHMWNNSPARRGRRLSVENPMALLGGDAVKFSEMFQKDLAARAMNVDATFWNQYAAAITNGLAMKNNEISVIQNGGIPQLPVSLGASGIPALTSVASGMDRVRTGSSPPVASLEKQSTEGGASRPFARFIEDGKEIGIN; encoded by the exons ATGGAGCACCAGAAGAATTGCACAAAGAACCCGCTAGTCCTAATCGTCAACGACGAGGAGGCAGCACACTCAGAGGAATTCCCCGAGGCTTCCCCTGCCAGTAGCCCAAGTGATCAGGCAGAGAGTGAAGCTGGTGAGGACAATGGCCCGCTAGAGGGGAACGACTGCTCTGAGGTAAAGATTGCCGAGCAAGACGAGCCGATGGAGGTGGATGCATCCATCGACAAAGGGTTCCAGAATCAAGGGTCCTCCAGCACTGCTACTTTGCTACCTCAGATCTCAGAATCATCTTCCATGACCAGTTATAACATGCCAAACACTAATGTAACTTTAGAGACCTTGCAGAGCACAAAGGTGGCAGTAGCACAGTTTTCCCAGGACACCAGATCTAACAGCCCCACTTCAAGTCATACCATACCCACCATGGCTATTCCTATGATCCTAGAGCAGTTGGTAGCTCTGCAGCAGCAACAGCTGCACCAGCTGCAACTCATCGAACAAATTCGCAACCAGGTGGCGATGATGAATCCGCAGCCGCTGCACCCACCAAACCCTTCTGCACCCTCCCAAGGTACTCCCGTATCTGCTGCTAGCCAGCATGCTTCCTTCAGCGAGCATCCTTCCAACCCCCTGTCAGGCGTTATCTCAGCTTCCAGCACAGTGCAGGCACCCAGCGCCCACACTTCGGCTTTTGACGGCTCCCAGCAGATCGCTCAGCCAGCCTCTGGGGCTAGCACTCCTGTTCTACCCAGTAGTGTGTCACCAAGACTAgaatccactttgcctccaaccacAAGTGGAATTACATCCTCCCTGACTCCAAGTTCCAGTTCAAGCACAAATAACACTTCCTCTCAGTTGCAGTATTCGACTTCATCACTTGCACATGGTAGTCTCCTCAGTGCAGCTTCCAGCATGCCTAACTCGCTGCTACCTCAGAATTCCTCAAGTGGTGTGATCTTTCCAAACCCCCTGGTCAGCATCGCTGCCACAACCAATGCTCTGGATCCACTGGCTGCCCTTATGAAACATCGCAAAGGGAAACCACCCAACGTCTCTGTGTTTGACCCTAAAACAAGTTCAGAAGATCCATTTTTCAAGCATAAGTGTAGGTTTTGTGCGAAGGTCTTCGGAAGTGACAGTGCGTTGCAGATTCACCTGCGGtctcacactggagagagaccattcaagTGTAATATTTGCGGAAATCGGTTTTCCACCAAAGGCAATCTCAAAGTACACTTCCAGAGGCACAAAGAAAAATACCCTCACATCCAGATGAATCCATATCCAGTTCCTGAATACCTAGATAATGTACCTACTAGCACTGGTATCCCATATGGAATGTCCTTACCACCTGAAAAACCAGTGACGACCTGGTTGGACACCAAGCCTGTGCTGTCAACCATACCAACATCAGTTGGATTACAGTTGCCTCCAACTCTGTCAAACATTACTAGTGAATCCCCAACGGTGACTCCATTAAGCAGGTCACCCCAAAGACCATCACCTCCATCAAGCGAATGTGCTTCCCTGTCACCAAATATGAACAAGAACGATTCCAGCATTCCGATAACCGCAGAGTCTCCGCAGTCAATCACTGGTGGTAGTATTGTTTCAATGGTCCAAGGTGTGAATGTACCTGCCTCTGGTTTCAAGGCGGTAGAAGGCTGTGCGTCTGGACAGTCGGTTTCATCAGCTGCGTGCTCCACCACATTCACTACATGCACAGAGAGTGGAGTGAACAGCATTCCCACGACCCTCCCCAGCCCTCTGCTCCCCATCATATCCGATCAGTTCAAGGCAAAGTTTCCCTTTGGTGGTCTGTTGGATTCTATGCAAACATCTGAGACCTCAAAGCTGCAGCAGTTGGTGGAGAACATTGACAAAAAGATGACAGACCCCAACCAGTGCGTTATCTGTCACCGTGTTCTCAGTTGTCAGAGTGCTCTGAAGATGCACTACCGCACGCACACGGGTGAGAGGCCATTTAAATGCAAGATCTGTGGGCGGGCTTTTACCACCAAGGGGAACTTAAAGACACACTTTGGCGTTCACCGTGCAAAGCCTCCCCTTCGAGTACAGCACTCTTGCCCCATTTGCCAGAAGAAATTCACAAATGCCGTGGTTTTACAGCAGCATATTCGTATGCACATGGGTGGCCAGATCCCCAACACTCCATTGCCAGAAAGCTTATCTGACAGCCTGGACAGAGACTTAACCTGTGATGAAATGAATGCAGAACTAATGAGCAACTACCCGGACGATGAACTGATGGATGAAAATTCAGTGGACGAGGAGGCGGAATTAAACATTGCCTCAACGGAGTCTTCAAAACAGTTGTTGTGCTCTTCCGGCTCCTCGCCCAACTCACCGCCTTCAGTGATATCCAACATCGCCGCACTAGAGAATCAGATGAAGATGATAGATTGTGCTCTAGGCACCCAGCAGCGATCGCAGATTGTGAAATCTGTTGAAAACGGATCCATGGAGAGCGATCGCTTAACGAATGACTCTTCCTCTGCTGTGGGTGATCTGGAAAGTCAAAGTGCTGGTAGCCCTGCCCTGTCGGAATGCTCTTCCTCGATGCAGGCATTGTCACCCGCGCCCAGTAACGCTGGGAGTCAAAGATCAAAGTCACCAGGCTTTGGCAACCACGAGGAGCCGCATGAGACTCCggtgaaattagaaaaagtggACAGTCCATCAACTCATCGGGAGAATGGAGGAGCACTTGATCTGACAGCCAACAACCTGACCCGGCCGATCATCAAAGAAGAGGCTTTTAGTATGCTGTTCCCCAACCAAGAATGTGGTAAGTTGAAAAGTACTGTTTGTAGTATCTGTGGGAAACCTTTTGCTTGTAAAAGTGCGTTGGAAATTCACTACCGCAGCCATACTAAAGAGCGTCCATTCCTTTGCACAATCTGCAATCGTGGTTGCTCCACTATGGGTAATTTAAAACAGCACTTACTGACTCACAAGATGAAAGAACTTCCTTCTCAGTTATTTGAACCCAACTCCACTCTAGGTCCCACCCAAAGTACTCCTAGCCTGGTCACCAGCACTGCACCAACCGTGGTCAAAATGGAAGTCAATGGTCACAGCAAGCCGATCTCCCTAGGTGAAGGCACGCAGGTTCCAGTTGGTATACAGGCTCCATCTGCACCACAGACAGCTATGAGTCCAGGTATGACACCCATTCTGGCACCGCCACCTCGTCGGACTCCCAAGCAGCATAACTGTCCGTCGTGTGGGAAGACCTTTTCTTCTGCAAGTGCTCTTCAGATCCATGAGCGCACTCACACTGGCGAAAAGCCTTTTGGCTgcacaatctgtggcagagccTTTACAACAAAAGGGAATCTTAAG GTTCACATGGGAACCCATATGTGGAATAACTCTCCAGCAAGACGAGGACGTCGTTTGTCAGTAGAGAATCCAATGGCGTTGCTAGGCGGTGATGCTGTGAAGTTCTCAGAGATGTTTCAAAAGGACTTGGCAGCTCGGGCAATGAATGTTGACGCAACATTCTGGAACCAATACGCTGCTGCCATCACAAATGGTCTAGCCATGAAAAATAACGAAATTTCTGTTATACAGAATGGAGGCATCCCTCAGCTCCCTGTTAGCCTGGGTGCCAGCGGTATCCCAGCTTTAACTAGTGTGGCCAGCGGAATGGACAGGGTTCGTACGGGGAGCAGCCCACCTGTTGCTAGTCTGGAGAAACAAAGCACAGAAGGAGGTGCAAGTCGCCCATTTGCTAGATTTATTGAAGATGGCAAAGAAATTGGCATTAACTAA